In one Struthio camelus isolate bStrCam1 chromosome 35, bStrCam1.hap1, whole genome shotgun sequence genomic region, the following are encoded:
- the MEN1 gene encoding menin isoform X1 → MGLKAWQKALFPLRSVGAVVRLFEAELRQPEPDLVLLSLVLGFVEHFLAVNRVLPTNVPGISFEARPGPEPHTLAYFPVAELSIVAALYARFTAQIRGAVDLSLYPRPDGFSSRDLVKKVSDVIWNSLSRSYFKDRAHIQSLFSFITGTKLDSSGVAFAVVGACQALGLPDVHLALSEDHAWVVFGREGEQTAEVTWHGKGNEDRRGQTVHAGVAERSWLYLKGSYLRCTRHMEVAFMVCAINPSIDLHTDSLELLQLQQRLLWLLYDLGHLERYPMALGNLADLEELEPTPGRPDPLTIYHKGILSARTYYNNEHIYPYMYLAGYHCRNKNVKEALEAWADTATVIQDYNYCREDEEIYKEFFDVANDVIPNLLKEAANAAEPPGDGDGAEAAPCPGGGSALQDPECFAHLLRFYDGICKWEEGSPTPVLHVGWATFLVQSLGRFDGQVRQKVTLVSREAEPPEDEDQGSEDPREGRRRGPRRESKPEEPPLPKKVPERRRPSSGQRPDKPPGDEATPAPAPPPPPPSAAPAPPAAAAAPPEGPVLVFQSEKMKGMKDLLRAPKINSSAIKLQLTAQSQVQLKKQKSSPSDYTLAFLKRPRKVL, encoded by the exons ATGGGGCTGAAGGCCTGGCAGAAGGCGCTGTTCCCGCTGCGCTCGGTGGGTGCCGTGGTGCGGCTCTTCGAGGCGGAGCTGCGCCAGCCCGAGCCCGACCTGGTGCTGCTCTCGCTGGTGCTGGGCTTCGTCGAGCACTTCCTGGCCGTCAACCGCGTGCTGCCCACCAACGTGCCCGGCATCAGCTTCgaggcccgccccggccccgagccccaCACGCTCGCCTACTTCCCCGTGGCCGAGCTCTCCATCGTGGCCGCCCTCTACGCCCGCTTCACGGCCCAGATCCGCGGCGCCGTCGACCTCTCGCTCTACCCCCGGCCCGACGGCTTCTCCTCCCGCGACCTCGTCAAGAAGGTCTCCGACGTCATCTGGAACAGCCTCAGCCGCTCCTACTTCAAGGACCGGGCCCACATCCAGTCCCTCTTCAGCTTCATCACCG GGACGAAGCTGGACAGCTCGGGGGTGGCCTTCGCGGTGGTGGgggcctgccaggcgctggggctgcccgACGTGCACCTGGCGCTCTCCGAGGACCACGCCTGGGTCGTCTTCGGGCGCGAGGGCGAGCAGACGGCCGAGGTCACCTGGCACGGCAAGGGCAACGAGGACCGCCGCGGGCAGACCGTGCACGCCGGCGTGGCCGAGCGG AGCTGGCTGTACCTGAAGGGCTCGTACCTGCGCTGCACCCGCCACATGGAGGTGGCCTTCATGGTGTGCGCCATCAACCCCTCCATCGACCTGCACACCGACAGCCTcgagctgctccagctgcagcag CGCCTGCTCTGGCTGCTCTACGACTTGGGGCACCTGGAGAG GTACCccatggccctgggcaacctggctgacctggaggagctggagcccACGCCGGGGCGGCCCGACCCCCTCACCATCTACCACAAG GGCATCCTCTCGGCGCGCACCTACTACAACAACGAGCACATCTACCCCTACATGTACCTGGCCGGCTACCACTGCCGCAACAAGAACGTCAAGGAGGCGCTCGAGGCCTGGGCCGACACCGCCACCGTCATCCAGGA CTACAACTACTGCCGGGAGGACGAGGAGATCTACAAGGAGTTCTTCGACGTGGCCAACGACGTCATCCCCAACCTGCTCAAGGAGGCGGCCAACGCGGCCGAGCCGCcgggcgacggcgacggcgccgaG gcggccccctgcccgggggggggctcggcgctgcagGACCCCGAGTGCTTCGCCCACCTGCTGCGCTTCTACGACGGCATCTGCAAGTGGGAGGAGGGCAGCCCCACGCCGGTGCTGCACGTCGGCTGGGCCACCTTCCTCGTCCAGTCCCTGGGCCGCTTCGACGGGCAG GTGCGGCAGAAGGTGACGCTGGTGTCGCGGGAAGCGGAGCCGCCCGAGGACGAGGACCAGGGCAGCGAGGACCCGCGCGAGGGtcgccgccggggcccccggcgcgAGTCCAAGCCCGAGGAGCCCCCCCTGCCCAAGAAGGTGCCCGAGCGACGCCGGCCCAGCTCCGGCCAGCGCCCCGACAAGCCGCCGGGCGACGaggccaccccggccccggcgccgccgccaccgccccccagcgccgccccggcccccccagccgccgccgctgcccccccggaGGGGCCGGTGCTGGTCTTCCAGAGCGAGAAGATGAAGGGCATGAAGGACCTGCTGCGGGCGCCCAAGATCAACTCCAGCGCCATCAAGCTGCAGCTCACGGCCCAGTCGCAGGTGCAGCTCAAGAAGCAGAAGTCCTCGCCCAGCGACTACACCCTGGCCTTCCTCAAGCGCCCGCGCAAGGTCCTCTGA
- the MEN1 gene encoding menin isoform X2, which produces MGLKAWQKALFPLRSVGAVVRLFEAELRQPEPDLVLLSLVLGFVEHFLAVNRVLPTNVPGISFEARPGPEPHTLAYFPVAELSIVAALYARFTAQIRGAVDLSLYPRPDGFSSRDLVKKVSDVIWNSLSRSYFKDRAHIQSLFSFITGTKLDSSGVAFAVVGACQALGLPDVHLALSEDHAWVVFGREGEQTAEVTWHGKGNEDRRGQTVHAGVAERGSYLRCTRHMEVAFMVCAINPSIDLHTDSLELLQLQQRLLWLLYDLGHLERYPMALGNLADLEELEPTPGRPDPLTIYHKGILSARTYYNNEHIYPYMYLAGYHCRNKNVKEALEAWADTATVIQDYNYCREDEEIYKEFFDVANDVIPNLLKEAANAAEPPGDGDGAEAAPCPGGGSALQDPECFAHLLRFYDGICKWEEGSPTPVLHVGWATFLVQSLGRFDGQVRQKVTLVSREAEPPEDEDQGSEDPREGRRRGPRRESKPEEPPLPKKVPERRRPSSGQRPDKPPGDEATPAPAPPPPPPSAAPAPPAAAAAPPEGPVLVFQSEKMKGMKDLLRAPKINSSAIKLQLTAQSQVQLKKQKSSPSDYTLAFLKRPRKVL; this is translated from the exons ATGGGGCTGAAGGCCTGGCAGAAGGCGCTGTTCCCGCTGCGCTCGGTGGGTGCCGTGGTGCGGCTCTTCGAGGCGGAGCTGCGCCAGCCCGAGCCCGACCTGGTGCTGCTCTCGCTGGTGCTGGGCTTCGTCGAGCACTTCCTGGCCGTCAACCGCGTGCTGCCCACCAACGTGCCCGGCATCAGCTTCgaggcccgccccggccccgagccccaCACGCTCGCCTACTTCCCCGTGGCCGAGCTCTCCATCGTGGCCGCCCTCTACGCCCGCTTCACGGCCCAGATCCGCGGCGCCGTCGACCTCTCGCTCTACCCCCGGCCCGACGGCTTCTCCTCCCGCGACCTCGTCAAGAAGGTCTCCGACGTCATCTGGAACAGCCTCAGCCGCTCCTACTTCAAGGACCGGGCCCACATCCAGTCCCTCTTCAGCTTCATCACCG GGACGAAGCTGGACAGCTCGGGGGTGGCCTTCGCGGTGGTGGgggcctgccaggcgctggggctgcccgACGTGCACCTGGCGCTCTCCGAGGACCACGCCTGGGTCGTCTTCGGGCGCGAGGGCGAGCAGACGGCCGAGGTCACCTGGCACGGCAAGGGCAACGAGGACCGCCGCGGGCAGACCGTGCACGCCGGCGTGGCCGAGCGG GGCTCGTACCTGCGCTGCACCCGCCACATGGAGGTGGCCTTCATGGTGTGCGCCATCAACCCCTCCATCGACCTGCACACCGACAGCCTcgagctgctccagctgcagcag CGCCTGCTCTGGCTGCTCTACGACTTGGGGCACCTGGAGAG GTACCccatggccctgggcaacctggctgacctggaggagctggagcccACGCCGGGGCGGCCCGACCCCCTCACCATCTACCACAAG GGCATCCTCTCGGCGCGCACCTACTACAACAACGAGCACATCTACCCCTACATGTACCTGGCCGGCTACCACTGCCGCAACAAGAACGTCAAGGAGGCGCTCGAGGCCTGGGCCGACACCGCCACCGTCATCCAGGA CTACAACTACTGCCGGGAGGACGAGGAGATCTACAAGGAGTTCTTCGACGTGGCCAACGACGTCATCCCCAACCTGCTCAAGGAGGCGGCCAACGCGGCCGAGCCGCcgggcgacggcgacggcgccgaG gcggccccctgcccgggggggggctcggcgctgcagGACCCCGAGTGCTTCGCCCACCTGCTGCGCTTCTACGACGGCATCTGCAAGTGGGAGGAGGGCAGCCCCACGCCGGTGCTGCACGTCGGCTGGGCCACCTTCCTCGTCCAGTCCCTGGGCCGCTTCGACGGGCAG GTGCGGCAGAAGGTGACGCTGGTGTCGCGGGAAGCGGAGCCGCCCGAGGACGAGGACCAGGGCAGCGAGGACCCGCGCGAGGGtcgccgccggggcccccggcgcgAGTCCAAGCCCGAGGAGCCCCCCCTGCCCAAGAAGGTGCCCGAGCGACGCCGGCCCAGCTCCGGCCAGCGCCCCGACAAGCCGCCGGGCGACGaggccaccccggccccggcgccgccgccaccgccccccagcgccgccccggcccccccagccgccgccgctgcccccccggaGGGGCCGGTGCTGGTCTTCCAGAGCGAGAAGATGAAGGGCATGAAGGACCTGCTGCGGGCGCCCAAGATCAACTCCAGCGCCATCAAGCTGCAGCTCACGGCCCAGTCGCAGGTGCAGCTCAAGAAGCAGAAGTCCTCGCCCAGCGACTACACCCTGGCCTTCCTCAAGCGCCCGCGCAAGGTCCTCTGA
- the LTBP3 gene encoding latent-transforming growth factor beta-binding protein 3 → MARAGAGWALALLLAALGGPGGAAVARERFKVVFAPLICRRTCLKGHCRDTCKPGTNMTLIGENGHAADTLTGSGFRVVVCPLPCMNGGQCTSRSHCLCPPEFTGRFCQVPAGRQGGAPPPPPPPAAAAAPGPPEAPGPEGAKVAVYAVQVIADGPGEPPPAPGGHGGHVSHATFVVPLGPGHHSAEVQVPPPLVNVRVHHPAEASVQVHRIEPLAPEGAGPRGPGLLLAHPAQPPAGLKPPAPHGRPHTHKPLGRCFQETLPKQSCGSNPLPGLTKQEDCCGSIGTAWGQGKCHKCPQLQYTGVQKTGPIRGELGGDCPQGYKRLNSSHCQDINECAMQGVCQNGDCLNTQGSFRCACKPGHALAPSRSQCLPEKAEEKSLCFRLVSGPQQCQHPLPTRLSRQTCCCSVGKAWGGRCERCPADGTAAFKAICPAGKGYHVLTSHQTLTIQGESDFTLQLQPDGAAEPPPRAPPAAPSPAPPAAPPPPAATPLAMLPAFWTNSEEQAVEQLDGGATAGARYPEVVARPTTAVVWRVVAEQHTRSAAEIAPTQVTETDECKLNRNICGHGECVMGLSGYSCLCYPGYRWHPQRRYCTDVNECEAEPCGPGRGVCMNTGGSYNCHCHRGYQLKVHKGVRSCVDVDECAKADICGDGGTCANLPGHYKCECHAGYRRKSARQPLCEDINECLDAGTCPEGKCENQPGAFVCTPCPPGFRGHNGACHDVNECEAGGLCPSGVCVNTLGSFKCQCPAGLHAAKDRPRCEDIDECEFPAACVGGECVNTVGSYRCLCRPGYKLLNGRKCHDIDECALEPGLCLPHGACENVEGSYACVCHEGFVPSPDRRRCEGREPPAPKKECYLNFDDSVFCDSVLAPNVTRRECCCSLGAGWGDHCEVYPCPVPSSAEFLALCPDGKGFILDDDVLNYGLPAHRDIDECELFGEEICKEGKCVNTQPGYECYCKQGFDYDSNLLECLDVDECLDESNCVNGVCENTRGSYVCTCPAPAVYDPAHKKCVAPAETERAAGRDVCWQQRGEDGVCGAPLGGLPLSFEDCCCRRAAGWGHHCRPCPPRPPGQQCAPSQSESNSFWDVSPLFLGAPRRGEDSSEEDSAECPCPGGRCLRSFPGRGCDCPPGFQPDPSRTRCLDIDECRELNQRGLLCKNERCINTSGSYRCACKPGSVRSRPHGGLCIPQRRR, encoded by the exons atggcgcgggcgggcgcgggctgggccctggcgctgctgctggcggcgctggggggtcccgggggggcggcggtggcccgCGAGCGCTTCAAGGTGGTCTTCGCCCCCCTCATCTGCCGCCGGACCTGCCTCAAGGGCCACTGCCGCGACACCTGCAAGCCCGGCACCAACATGACGCTCATCGGCGAGAACGGCCACGCCGCCGACACGCTCACCGGCTCCGGCTTCCGCGTGG TGGTGTGCCCGCTGCCCTGCATGAACGGGGGCCAGTGCACGTCGCGCTCGCACTGCCTCTGCCCCCCCGAGTTCACGGGCCGCTTCTGCCAGGTGCCGGCCGGGCGCCAggggggggccccgccgccgcccccccccccggccgccgccgccgccccgggaccccccgaggCTCCGGGCCCCGAGGGGGCCAAGGTGGCCGTCTACGCCGTGCAGGTCATCGCCGACGGCCCCGGcgagcccccgccggcccccggcggccACGGGGGCCACGTCAGCCACGCCACCTTCGTGGTGCCCCTGGGGCCCGGGCACCACTCGGCCGAGG TGCAGGTGCCGCCGCCGCTGGTGAACGTGCGCGTGCACCACCCGGCCGAGGCCTCGGTGCAGGTGCACCGCATCGAGCCGCTGGCACCCGAGGGtgccgggccccgcggcccggggctgctgctggcccaccccgcgcagccccccgccggcctcaagccccccgccccccacggcCGGCCCCACACCCACAAGCCCCTCGGCCGCTGCTTCCAGGAGACCCTGCCCAAGCAGTCG TGCGGCAGCAACCCGCTGCCCGGGCTCACCAAGCAGGAGGATTGCTGCGGCAGCATCGGCACCGCCTGGGGCCAGGGCAAGTGCCACAAGTGCCCCCAGCTGCAGT ACACGGGGGTGCAGAAGACGGGCCCGATCCGGGGGGAGCTCGGCGGCGACTGTCCCCAGGGCTACAAGCGCCTCAACAGCAGCCACTGCCAGG ACATCAACGAGTGCGCCATGCAGGGCGTGTGCCAGAACGGCGACTGCCTCAACACCCAGGGCAGCTTCCGCTGCGCCTGCAAACCCGGCCACGCGCTGGCCCCCTCCCGCAGCCAGTGCCTCC CGGAGAAGGCCGAGGAGAAGAGCCTCTGCTTCCGGCTGGTGTCGGGGCCGCAGCAGTGCCAGCACCCGCTGCCCACCCGCCTCTCGCGCCAgacctgctgctgcagcgtgggcaAGGCCTGGGGGGGCCGCTGCGAGCGCTGCCCCGCCGACGGCACCG CGGCCTTCAAGGCCATCTGCCCGGCGGGCAAGGGCTACCACGTGCTGACGTCCCACCAGACGCTGACCATCCAGGGCGAGAGCGACTTcaccctgcagctgcagcccgacggggcggccgagccccccccccgggcccccccggccgcccccagccccgcccccccggccgcccccccgcccccag CCGCGACACCCCTGGCCATG CTCCCGGCTTTCTGGACCAACTCGGAGGAGCAGGCGGTCGAGCAGCTCGACGGGGGCGCGACGGCCGGGGCCCGCTACCCGG AGGTGGTGGCCCGTCCCACCACGGCGGTGGTCTGGCGCGTGGTGGCCGAGCAGCACACCCGCAGCGCCGCCGAGATCGCCCCCACCCAGGTCACTG AGACGGACGAGTGCAAGCTGAACCGCAACATCTGCGGGCACGGGGAGTGCGTGATGGGGCTGAGCGGCTACAGCTGCCTCTGCTACCCCGGGTACCGCTGGCACCCGCAGCGCCGCTACTGCACGG ACGTGAACGAGTGCGAGGCGGAGCCGtgcggcccgggccgcggcgtgTGCATGAACACGGGCGGCTCCTACAACTGCCACTGCCACCGCGGCTACCAGCTCAAGGTGCACAAGGGCGTGCGCTCGTGCGTCG ACGTGGACGAGTGCGCCAAGGCGGACATCTGCGGGGACGGTGGCACCTGCGCCAACCTGCCCGGCCACTACAAGTGCGAGTGTCACGCCGGGTATCGGCGCAAGAGCGCCCGGCAGCCCCTCTGCGAAG ACATCAACGAGTGCCTGGACGCGGGGACCTGCCCCGAGGGCAAGTGCGAGAACCAGCCGGGCGCCTTCGTCtgcaccccgtgtccccccggctTCCGGGGCCACAACGGCGCCTGCCACG ACGTGAACGAGTGCGAGgccggggggctctgccccagcgGGGTCTGCGTCAACACCCTGGGCTCCTTCAAGTGCCAGTGCCCGGCCGGGCTGCACGCCGCCAAGGACCGGCCCCGCTGCGAAG ACATCGACGAGTGCGAGTTCCCGGCCGCCTGCGTCGGGGGCGAGTGCGTGAACACGGTGGGCTCCTACCGCTGCCTCTGCCGGCCCGGCTACAAGCTGCTCAACGGGCGCAAGTGCCACG ACATCGACGAGTGCGCGCTGGAGCcggggctctgcctgccccacggcgcctgcGAGAACGTGGAGGGCTCCTACGCCTGCGTCTGCCACGAGGGCTTCGTGCCCTCCCCGGACCGGCGCCGCTGCGAGG ggcgggagccgccggcccccaAGAAGGAGTGCTACCTCAACTTCGACGACTCCGTCTTCTGCGACTCCGTGCTGGCCCCCAACGTCACCCGGCGCGAGTGCTGCTGCTCGCTGGGCGCCGGCTGGGGCGACCACTGCGAGGTCTACCCCTGCCCCGTGCCCTCCTCCg CCGAGTTCCTGGCGCTCTGCCCCGACGGGAAGGGCTTCATCCTGGACGACGACGTCCTCAACTACGGCCTGCCGGCCCACCGCG ACATCGACGAGTGCGAGCTCTTCGGGGAGGAGATCTGCAAGGAGGGCAAGTGCGTGAACACGCAGCCGGGCTACGAGTGCTACTGCAAGCAGGGCTTCGACTACGACAGCAACCTGCTCGAGTGCCTGG acgTGGACGAGTGCCTGGACGAGTCGAACTGCGTGAACGGGGTGTGCGAGAACACGCGTGGGTCATACGTGTGcacctgccccgcgcccgccgtcTACGACCCCGCGCACAAGAAGTGCGTGGCGCCCGCCGAGACGG agcgggcggccgggcgcgacgtgtgctggcagcagcggggcgagGACGGCGTGTGCGGGGCGCCGCTGGGCGGGCTGCCCCTCTCCTTCGAGgactgctgctgccgccgggccgccggcTGGGGCCACCACTGCCggccctgccccccccgccccccag GCCAGCAGTGCGCCCCGTCGCAGAGCGAGAGCAACTCCTTCTGGGACGTGAGCCCCCTCTTCCTGGGGGCGCCCCGCCGCG gcgaGGACAGCTCGGAGGAGGACTCGGCCGAgtgcccctgccccggcggccgctgcctgcgctccttccccggcCGCGGCTGCGACTGCCCCCCCGGCTTCCAGCCCGACCCCAGCCGCACCCGCTGCCTCG ACATCGACGAGTGCCGGGAGCTGAACCAGCGGGGGCTGCTGTGCAAGAACGAGCGCTGCATCAACACGAGCGGCTCCTACCGCTGCGCCTGCAAGCCGGGCTCGGTGCGCTCGCGGCCCCACGGCGGCCTCTGCATCCCCCAGCGGCGCCGGTAG